A genomic region of Catalinimonas niigatensis contains the following coding sequences:
- a CDS encoding Tex family protein yields MQHISIIADELQVKAAQVSATIKLLDEGATVPFISRYRKEMTGSLDEVAVTQIRDRVIQLRELDKRRESILKSIEEQGKLTDELADKINAAENMARLEDLYLPYKPKRRTKATIAKEKGLEPLATLIFEQGKIDLQAEAYKYVDSEKEVNTEEEALQGARDIIAEWINEDQEARTAMRELFMSKASFQCKVISGKEEEGQKYKDYFEWEEPVKTAPSHRVLAMRRGEKEMILMLNIAPPEEDALQLLEKKFIKGNSTSSDQVVQTIKDSYKRLLKPSIETDIRLSTKKKADEEAIKVFTENLRELLMSSPLGEKNVLAIDPGFRTGCKIVCLNRQGRLLENSTIYPNEPQRKKAEAEAIILAYCQKYDIEAIAIGNGTASRETETFIREIKHLPKHIQVVMVNESGASVYSASDVAREEFPDYDLTVRGSVSIGRRLMDPLAELVKLDPKSIGVGQYQHDVDQTALRQSLDDTVVSCVNNVGVEVNTASKQLLTYVSGLGPSLAQSIVSYRDEKGPFKTRSELMSVPRLGNKAYEQAAGFLRIRDAVNLLDRSAVHPERYETVNQMASDLGCTVEDLIKDENLRKKINLKQYVTQDVGLPTLEDIMAELSKPGRDPREKFEAFQFMEGVHEVQDLKVGMKLPGIVTNVTNFGAFVDVGVHQDGLVHISHLADKFVDNPAEVVKVQQQVQVTVMEVDIARKRIALSLKSDPFAPTKKGGGTKTQKPKKEKEDSGDLQSKLAMLKNKFR; encoded by the coding sequence ATGCAGCATATTTCCATTATAGCCGATGAATTGCAGGTGAAAGCCGCGCAAGTATCTGCTACTATCAAGTTACTGGATGAAGGTGCCACTGTTCCCTTCATTTCCCGCTACCGAAAAGAAATGACCGGCAGCTTGGATGAAGTCGCAGTTACCCAAATCCGGGACCGTGTGATTCAGCTCCGGGAATTAGATAAACGAAGAGAAAGTATTTTGAAATCCATTGAGGAACAGGGGAAACTGACAGATGAACTGGCAGACAAAATCAATGCAGCTGAAAATATGGCCCGCCTGGAAGATTTGTACCTTCCTTACAAACCGAAGCGCAGAACTAAAGCCACCATTGCCAAAGAAAAGGGTTTAGAGCCATTGGCTACGCTGATTTTTGAACAGGGAAAAATTGATCTACAGGCAGAAGCTTATAAATATGTAGATTCTGAAAAGGAGGTCAATACTGAAGAAGAAGCATTACAGGGTGCTAGGGATATAATTGCCGAATGGATCAATGAAGATCAGGAAGCGCGTACTGCCATGCGTGAACTATTTATGAGCAAAGCCAGCTTTCAGTGCAAAGTAATCAGTGGTAAAGAAGAAGAAGGACAAAAGTATAAAGATTATTTTGAGTGGGAAGAACCAGTGAAGACAGCCCCTTCCCACCGTGTACTGGCTATGCGGAGAGGCGAAAAAGAGATGATCCTTATGCTAAATATTGCCCCGCCAGAAGAAGATGCATTGCAACTTCTGGAAAAGAAATTTATAAAAGGTAATTCCACCTCATCAGATCAGGTTGTACAAACCATAAAAGATAGCTATAAGCGTTTGCTCAAACCTTCCATTGAAACGGATATTCGCCTATCTACCAAGAAAAAAGCCGATGAAGAAGCTATCAAAGTTTTTACTGAAAATCTCCGTGAATTGTTGATGTCGTCTCCATTGGGAGAAAAAAATGTGCTGGCAATAGATCCCGGGTTCCGTACCGGTTGTAAAATTGTTTGTCTGAACAGACAAGGCAGGCTGCTTGAAAACTCAACTATTTATCCTAATGAGCCGCAGCGGAAAAAAGCAGAAGCCGAAGCCATTATTCTGGCTTATTGTCAAAAATATGATATTGAGGCGATTGCCATTGGAAATGGTACTGCCAGCCGTGAAACAGAGACATTTATTCGAGAAATCAAACATTTGCCAAAGCATATTCAGGTGGTGATGGTGAACGAAAGTGGCGCGTCGGTTTATTCAGCCTCCGATGTGGCCAGAGAAGAATTTCCTGATTATGACCTGACTGTTCGTGGCTCAGTATCTATAGGAAGAAGACTGATGGACCCTTTGGCAGAATTGGTAAAACTTGATCCCAAATCCATAGGTGTGGGGCAATACCAGCATGATGTTGACCAGACTGCACTCCGCCAGAGTCTGGATGACACGGTGGTAAGCTGTGTAAATAATGTAGGCGTAGAAGTCAATACTGCCAGTAAGCAACTACTCACCTATGTTTCAGGACTGGGCCCATCTTTGGCACAAAGTATTGTCAGTTACCGTGATGAAAAAGGTCCTTTTAAGACTCGTTCTGAACTTATGAGTGTACCTCGGCTAGGCAACAAAGCGTATGAACAGGCAGCAGGATTTTTAAGAATCAGGGATGCTGTCAATCTCCTGGACCGAAGCGCAGTCCATCCGGAAAGATATGAAACGGTAAACCAGATGGCTTCAGACCTGGGTTGTACGGTTGAAGATTTGATCAAGGATGAAAACCTTCGCAAAAAGATAAACCTGAAGCAATACGTCACACAAGACGTAGGTTTACCTACCCTGGAAGATATCATGGCTGAGCTTTCCAAACCGGGTCGTGACCCTCGCGAAAAATTTGAGGCCTTTCAGTTCATGGAAGGTGTACATGAAGTTCAGGATCTTAAAGTAGGCATGAAACTACCTGGTATTGTGACCAATGTAACCAACTTTGGTGCTTTCGTAGATGTGGGTGTTCATCAGGATGGTTTAGTACATATCAGTCATCTGGCCGATAAATTTGTGGATAATCCTGCTGAGGTAGTCAAAGTACAGCAACAAGTTCAGGTAACGGTCATGGAAGTGGATATTGCCCGCAAAAGAATAGCGCTTTCCTTAAAAAGCGATCCTTTTGCCCCAACCAAAAAAGGTGGAGGTACAAAAACACAAAAACCAAAGAAAGAAAAAGAAGACAGCGGGGACTTGCAATCAAAACTCGCTATGCTGAAAAATAAATTCAGATAA
- a CDS encoding deoxynucleoside kinase — protein MIIAVAGNIGTGKTTLVNHLSAHFGYKAEFEATQQNPYLAQFYEDMYRWAFPLQVYFLGHRFKQGLAINNDASGVVLDRTIYEDANVFAKNLYRSAYLTEMDYENYLNLYHTMVKLIPKPDVVVYLKGSPEKLKARISQRSDTGERSYENGIPLSYLQDLDICYREWIESYNYSPVITIDINQIDLAKDEHFEKLVQKIKSQKRCVT, from the coding sequence ATGATAATAGCTGTAGCAGGTAATATAGGCACTGGAAAAACGACTCTGGTCAATCATCTGTCAGCTCATTTTGGTTACAAGGCAGAGTTTGAAGCCACTCAGCAGAATCCCTACTTGGCCCAATTTTATGAAGACATGTATCGTTGGGCCTTTCCTTTACAGGTGTACTTTCTAGGTCACCGGTTTAAGCAGGGATTAGCGATAAATAATGATGCATCGGGAGTAGTTTTAGATAGAACAATTTATGAGGATGCAAATGTATTTGCCAAAAACCTCTATCGTTCAGCTTATCTGACAGAGATGGATTATGAGAATTACCTTAACCTTTATCATACGATGGTTAAGCTTATACCTAAGCCAGATGTAGTTGTATATCTTAAAGGCAGCCCGGAAAAGTTGAAAGCAAGAATAAGTCAAAGAAGCGATACAGGTGAGCGTAGTTATGAAAATGGGATACCTCTATCTTACTTACAGGATCTTGACATCTGTTATAGAGAATGGATAGAAAGTTATAATTATTCACCAGTCATCACCATAGACATTAACCAGATTGATTTAGCTAAAGACGAGCATTTTGAAAAATTAGTACAAAAAATTAAAAGCCAAAAAAGATGCGTTACTTAG
- a CDS encoding DnaJ domain-containing protein, whose translation MEHYYQILGIPLGSTKSEIKKAYRKLAMRYHPDRNNGKDADHKFFQITEAYEILIGERKAPVVRTVSHHYQRQYTRRSYNFRRQSYREMWEDERDRRRREARQRAREQAKMRYENFRRNNGAFKKSWYYKPTYYLIQAIYVIGWALGIFLLFSPFFAAFYFYAQGSQWWKGLFCLPLMLAGILCIHHTQKLKQEADPFFR comes from the coding sequence TTGGAGCATTACTATCAAATATTAGGTATACCCCTCGGATCTACCAAATCTGAGATCAAAAAAGCTTACCGCAAATTAGCCATGCGCTATCACCCTGATAGAAACAATGGAAAAGATGCTGACCATAAGTTTTTTCAGATTACCGAAGCTTACGAGATATTGATAGGAGAACGAAAAGCTCCGGTAGTCAGAACCGTGTCTCATCATTATCAGCGACAATATACCCGGAGATCCTATAATTTCCGTCGCCAGTCTTATCGTGAAATGTGGGAAGATGAAAGAGACAGGCGAAGAAGAGAGGCCCGGCAAAGAGCCAGAGAACAGGCTAAGATGCGGTATGAAAATTTTAGGAGAAACAACGGAGCCTTTAAAAAAAGCTGGTATTATAAGCCCACATATTATTTAATACAAGCAATCTATGTGATAGGTTGGGCATTGGGTATTTTTCTTCTTTTTTCTCCTTTTTTTGCAGCATTTTATTTTTATGCACAGGGAAGCCAGTGGTGGAAAGGTTTATTTTGTCTACCCCTCATGTTGGCAGGTATTTTATGCATCCATCATACTCAAAAGTTAAAACAGGAAGCTGATCCTTTCTTTCGTTGA
- a CDS encoding peptidoglycan DD-metalloendopeptidase family protein, producing MKQNENIISILERHKATFYPLIPGLKKDDLMLLDFSKDSPYLSGIDLRDTATFSQLIFGQVLKGKTGIGGFFENRIIYRRSTHYDGDEPRSLHLGLDIWKAAGTQLFSPLAGIIHSVQDNQGFGNYGPTLIMEHQLESVKFYALYGHLTHESIQNRQVGEMLEKGQWVGSIGNFPDNGDWPPHLHWQIMSDMLGHVGDFPGVAAPSDHHFYLQYCIDPHYLLVLTE from the coding sequence ATGAAGCAAAATGAAAATATCATCAGCATTCTGGAAAGACATAAAGCTACATTTTACCCTCTCATTCCTGGCTTAAAAAAAGACGATCTTATGCTTCTGGATTTTAGCAAAGACAGTCCTTACCTCTCAGGAATTGATCTGAGAGATACAGCTACGTTCAGTCAATTGATATTTGGGCAGGTGCTGAAAGGAAAAACAGGGATTGGTGGTTTTTTTGAAAATCGTATCATTTATCGCCGAAGCACACATTATGATGGTGATGAACCAAGAAGTTTACACCTTGGACTGGATATTTGGAAGGCTGCTGGCACCCAGCTTTTCTCACCCTTAGCTGGTATTATCCATAGCGTTCAGGACAATCAGGGTTTTGGAAATTATGGCCCCACCCTCATCATGGAACATCAGCTGGAGAGCGTAAAATTTTATGCGCTTTATGGTCACCTTACCCATGAATCCATACAAAACAGGCAGGTTGGTGAAATGCTTGAGAAGGGTCAATGGGTAGGTAGCATCGGGAACTTTCCTGATAATGGAGACTGGCCACCACATCTTCATTGGCAGATCATGAGCGATATGCTGGGCCATGTAGGCGACTTTCCCGGAGTGGCTGCACCCTCGGACCATCATTTTTATTTGCAATATTGTATTGATCCTCACTATCTTTTAGTACTCACAGAATAA
- a CDS encoding Dps family protein: MENLVKKNKEVKSSLKVGLSEDNRAGVAEILNLILADESVLYTKTRNFHWNVTGPLFYSLHNMLEEEYQQLATNIDEIAERVRQMGFKAVGSMQEFLDITRLKEASKDVPTDTDMVKKLVEDHEALIRLMREDINKLEDELNDAGTSDFVTALMQQHEKTAWMLRSLLK, translated from the coding sequence ATGGAAAACTTAGTTAAGAAAAACAAAGAAGTAAAAAGCTCACTTAAAGTCGGACTATCCGAAGATAACAGAGCTGGCGTAGCTGAAATATTAAATCTGATACTGGCCGATGAGTCAGTCCTATATACAAAAACCAGAAATTTTCATTGGAACGTAACCGGCCCCCTTTTTTATAGCTTGCACAATATGCTGGAAGAAGAGTATCAGCAACTGGCTACTAACATTGACGAAATTGCTGAAAGAGTTCGTCAGATGGGATTTAAGGCTGTTGGTAGTATGCAGGAATTTTTAGACATCACTCGCTTGAAAGAGGCTTCTAAAGATGTACCCACTGATACCGATATGGTTAAGAAGCTGGTAGAAGATCATGAAGCACTCATCCGCTTGATGAGAGAGGATATTAACAAGCTTGAAGATGAACTGAATGATGCAGGTACCAGTGATTTTGTTACTGCGCTAATGCAGCAACATGAAAAAACGGCCTGGATGCTAAGGTCGCTGCTTAAATAA
- a CDS encoding RpiB/LacA/LacB family sugar-phosphate isomerase: protein MTIGIASDHGGYELKEKLVKLLKEDYQLNDYGAHHLNPNDDYPDYVLPLAKALASGEIDRGIAICGSGVGACMVANKIKGVRAALINETYSAHQGVEHDDMNIICIGARVVGDIYAQEIIRAFLKASYSGEERHERRLRKLKQIEQGNS, encoded by the coding sequence ATGACAATTGGTATTGCATCTGATCATGGAGGTTACGAGCTTAAGGAAAAACTTGTCAAACTTCTGAAAGAAGACTATCAGCTTAATGACTACGGCGCACATCATCTGAACCCAAATGACGACTATCCCGATTATGTACTTCCTCTGGCGAAGGCACTGGCTTCTGGCGAAATTGATCGGGGTATCGCCATTTGTGGCAGTGGAGTAGGAGCATGTATGGTTGCGAATAAGATAAAAGGAGTGCGGGCCGCGCTGATTAATGAAACCTATTCTGCCCATCAGGGCGTAGAACACGATGACATGAATATTATATGTATCGGCGCAAGGGTCGTAGGTGATATTTATGCTCAGGAAATTATTCGTGCTTTCCTCAAGGCCAGCTATTCGGGAGAAGAAAGACATGAAAGAAGACTGCGAAAGCTAAAGCAAATAGAACAAGGCAATTCCTGA
- the gndA gene encoding NADP-dependent phosphogluconate dehydrogenase, which produces MNTQANCDFGMIGLGVMGRNFLLNVADHDFEVIGYDLDPEKVEALNTEKSVSHVQTTNELTAFIQSLKSPRRIMLLVPAGKVVDSVIDSLLPHLSAGDIIIDGGNSHYDDTTHRMKALENANIHFLGMGVSGGEKGARFGPSLMPGGKLEAYEPVRVMLEAAAAKVEGEPCVAFLGKGAAGHYVKMVHNGIEYGIMQLIAEIYDVLRRRGGLTEEQLFTTFSNWNEGALQSFLVEITSDIFRQADDQREGEMLINNILDSAKQKGTGKWTSQSAMDLGVAIPTIDAAVTMRYLSSLREERIKADKLLKGPELKKTEHQEELIAMAHDALHFAMLVTYAQGFAMLKKASDEMGFDLNLVEVSKIWRGGCIIRARMLEDFMQAFAKDDALLNLMVSPAIAEILNRCEGKTRSLLVQCLQQGIPTAALSSCLHYFDSYRTSRLPSNLVQAQRDYFGAHTYERLDKTGAFHTLWGES; this is translated from the coding sequence ATGAATACACAAGCAAACTGCGACTTTGGAATGATCGGCCTGGGCGTAATGGGTAGAAATTTTCTACTCAATGTAGCAGACCACGATTTTGAAGTCATTGGCTATGACCTTGATCCTGAAAAGGTAGAAGCTTTGAATACAGAAAAATCTGTAAGCCATGTACAGACTACTAATGAACTTACTGCCTTCATTCAATCACTAAAATCCCCCCGTAGAATCATGCTGCTGGTACCAGCAGGTAAAGTAGTGGACTCCGTCATTGATAGTCTGCTGCCTCATCTTTCAGCAGGAGATATCATTATTGATGGTGGAAACTCACACTACGATGATACCACTCACCGGATGAAAGCATTAGAAAACGCAAATATACATTTTCTGGGCATGGGTGTCTCGGGAGGAGAGAAAGGAGCAAGGTTTGGCCCCAGCCTAATGCCAGGGGGAAAGTTAGAAGCTTACGAACCAGTACGCGTTATGCTGGAAGCTGCCGCAGCCAAAGTGGAAGGAGAGCCTTGCGTGGCTTTCCTGGGAAAAGGTGCTGCCGGCCATTATGTGAAAATGGTGCACAATGGAATAGAATACGGCATTATGCAGTTAATAGCCGAAATTTATGATGTGCTGCGTCGTCGGGGAGGCCTTACAGAAGAGCAGTTATTTACCACTTTTTCTAATTGGAACGAAGGAGCTTTGCAGTCTTTCTTAGTGGAGATTACTTCTGATATATTCCGGCAGGCCGACGATCAGCGAGAAGGAGAGATGCTGATTAATAACATTCTGGACAGTGCCAAGCAAAAAGGAACCGGAAAATGGACTTCCCAAAGTGCAATGGACTTGGGCGTAGCTATACCTACCATTGATGCTGCAGTTACGATGCGATATTTATCTTCACTCCGTGAGGAAAGAATCAAAGCGGACAAGCTTTTGAAAGGTCCGGAACTAAAGAAAACTGAGCATCAGGAAGAACTTATTGCGATGGCTCATGATGCTTTACATTTTGCGATGCTGGTTACTTATGCCCAGGGATTTGCCATGCTCAAAAAAGCTTCAGATGAAATGGGATTTGACCTCAACTTGGTGGAGGTATCTAAAATCTGGAGAGGAGGATGTATCATCCGAGCCAGGATGCTGGAAGATTTCATGCAGGCTTTTGCCAAAGATGATGCTTTACTTAACCTGATGGTTAGCCCTGCTATTGCTGAAATCCTCAACCGTTGTGAAGGAAAAACCCGCTCTTTGTTAGTACAATGCTTGCAACAGGGCATTCCAACTGCTGCGCTATCTTCTTGCCTGCATTATTTTGATAGTTACAGAACTTCGCGTTTGCCTTCCAATCTGGTGCAGGCCCAGCGCGACTATTTTGGTGCACATACATACGAAAGACTGGATAAAACCGGAGCATTTCATACCCTTTGGGGAGAATCTTAA
- the zwf gene encoding glucose-6-phosphate dehydrogenase, protein MEFVNRTLEPTVIIIFGGSGDLNKRKLIPALFNLYLDKYLPDNFRVLGLGRTDFSNEAYRDMLEKEVAEFSRRGLSDDGLWQEFAEHVEYFVMDVQKKESFQQLDSKISALEKEWNQKANRLFYLSVAPQLFATIATNLASTQACHDLECSRIVIEKPFGHDLESARQLNKLLTDLYDEKQIFRIDHYLGKETVQNILTFRFANTIFEPLWNRNYIDHVQITVAETVGVEGRGAYYEKSGALRDMVQNHVLQLVSMVAMEPPISLDADEIRNKKVDVLKAIRRIKVDAVDQYAVRAQYAEGWIKGNKVDGYVQEEGVDPNSTTETYAALKINIDNWRWQDVPFYVRTGKHMADKSSVIILQLRTAPHRAFAYDEELQREPNRIIINIQPDMGVTIRFQAKRPGISPIVNPVEMIFDYQQAYDAEPPEAYEALLLDAMAGNAALFMRADQVEEAWKVVMPILEKWESNGKKALPKYMAGCWGPREAAQLLEKEGHAWVNPRTVNIQENVMEDHETEAQKGVLNLHVFTDADELSLSAAELFVRKSKEAVARKGRFVVCLTGGSSPKGLYQLLTQEPFVHEVPWDKTYVFWGDERPVPVEHKDSNAGMAYQLLLNHVPVPEDQVHPIFGHLRPDIAALQYEELLQEFFQGHSPKFDLILLGMGADGHTASIFPYVPFSHKSMTWVKEMWVEKLDTYRISLMPQLINQAECIAFLAFGENKSEALHQVLEGAFNPNEYPSQLVKPDDGELHWFVDQQAAAKLQKTKVLDKTIQK, encoded by the coding sequence ATGGAATTCGTCAACCGAACCCTGGAGCCTACTGTCATCATCATTTTTGGTGGTAGCGGTGATCTGAATAAAAGAAAGTTAATCCCCGCTTTATTTAACCTCTACTTAGATAAGTATTTGCCCGATAATTTTAGAGTATTAGGATTGGGCCGAACAGATTTTTCTAACGAAGCCTACCGCGATATGCTGGAGAAGGAGGTGGCAGAATTTTCCAGAAGAGGGCTTTCTGATGATGGTCTCTGGCAAGAGTTTGCTGAGCATGTGGAGTATTTTGTAATGGATGTACAAAAGAAAGAATCTTTTCAGCAACTGGATAGCAAGATCAGTGCACTGGAAAAAGAATGGAATCAAAAGGCTAACCGATTATTTTATCTTTCGGTAGCACCTCAGCTTTTTGCTACCATCGCCACCAATTTAGCCTCTACCCAGGCCTGTCATGATCTGGAATGTTCCCGTATTGTCATTGAAAAACCTTTTGGTCATGATCTGGAAAGTGCCCGCCAGTTGAATAAACTGCTGACCGACCTCTACGATGAAAAGCAAATCTTTCGCATTGACCATTACCTGGGCAAAGAAACGGTGCAGAATATCTTAACCTTCAGGTTTGCCAATACCATCTTTGAGCCGCTCTGGAACCGCAATTACATAGATCATGTACAGATCACGGTAGCGGAGACGGTAGGCGTAGAGGGAAGAGGCGCTTATTATGAAAAATCCGGTGCCCTCCGGGATATGGTACAAAACCATGTACTCCAACTGGTCTCAATGGTAGCGATGGAACCCCCAATCTCTCTGGATGCCGACGAGATACGTAACAAGAAAGTAGATGTGCTGAAGGCCATCCGGCGCATCAAGGTGGATGCGGTAGACCAGTACGCAGTGAGGGCGCAGTATGCAGAGGGTTGGATCAAAGGAAATAAAGTAGATGGATATGTGCAGGAAGAAGGAGTTGATCCAAACTCCACAACCGAAACCTATGCAGCCCTCAAAATTAATATTGATAACTGGCGTTGGCAGGATGTGCCTTTTTATGTGCGTACCGGCAAGCATATGGCGGACAAATCCTCTGTGATTATTTTACAACTCCGTACCGCACCTCATCGTGCTTTTGCCTACGATGAAGAGCTACAACGTGAGCCCAACCGCATCATCATCAACATACAGCCGGATATGGGAGTTACCATCAGGTTTCAGGCCAAAAGACCGGGTATTAGTCCTATCGTCAATCCGGTAGAAATGATCTTTGATTATCAGCAGGCTTATGACGCAGAGCCTCCTGAAGCCTACGAAGCGCTTCTCTTAGATGCGATGGCCGGCAATGCTGCCCTCTTCATGCGGGCTGATCAGGTGGAAGAGGCCTGGAAGGTAGTGATGCCGATTCTGGAAAAGTGGGAAAGTAATGGGAAGAAAGCTTTACCCAAATACATGGCCGGATGTTGGGGACCCCGTGAAGCTGCCCAACTTCTGGAAAAAGAAGGGCATGCCTGGGTCAACCCCCGAACAGTAAATATTCAGGAGAATGTAATGGAGGACCATGAGACAGAGGCACAGAAAGGAGTACTCAACCTGCATGTTTTTACTGATGCCGACGAGCTAAGCCTAAGTGCTGCTGAGCTTTTTGTAAGAAAAAGTAAAGAAGCAGTAGCGCGTAAAGGTCGTTTTGTCGTTTGCCTCACCGGAGGAAGTTCTCCCAAAGGCTTATATCAGTTGCTCACCCAAGAGCCATTTGTGCATGAAGTACCCTGGGATAAAACTTATGTGTTTTGGGGTGATGAAAGGCCGGTGCCTGTTGAGCATAAGGATAGTAATGCCGGTATGGCCTATCAGTTATTGTTGAACCATGTACCCGTCCCCGAAGATCAGGTGCATCCTATATTTGGACATCTGCGTCCAGACATTGCCGCATTGCAGTACGAAGAGCTGTTGCAGGAGTTTTTTCAGGGGCATTCTCCCAAGTTTGATCTCATCCTACTGGGTATGGGTGCCGATGGACATACTGCTTCCATCTTTCCCTATGTTCCCTTCTCGCATAAGTCTATGACCTGGGTCAAGGAAATGTGGGTGGAGAAGCTAGATACTTACCGTATCAGTCTGATGCCGCAACTGATCAATCAGGCGGAATGTATTGCCTTCCTGGCTTTTGGAGAAAACAAATCGGAAGCATTACATCAGGTACTGGAAGGTGCCTTTAATCCCAATGAATATCCATCGCAGCTGGTCAAGCCGGATGATGGTGAGCTGCACTGGTTTGTAGATCAGCAGGCTGCGGCTAAGCTTCAAAAGACGAAAGTACTGGACAAAACTATTCAAAAGTAG
- a CDS encoding formylglycine-generating enzyme family protein: protein MQVYQLFLLIGVALCVLATVPKKHPLSRLEAAKDYVEVSAGFAYVNDQKQRVETFYISKYEITNAQYQVFLEELKAQENEELYQLALPKHQKPASWKKTPLAEGALIPQYTTYQAFADFPVVGITYEAAKLYCTWLTEQAKEQSKGGYEIEFRLPSQAEWTRAARGETQNEYAWNSPYLQDEKGYFQCNFKRISAEKVTFNPKTNAYEIVPPTADYREGGMTDKVYAYTENEFGLYNICGNVAEMIADEGKALGGSWNDTGYDVRVESMSGYSVGSPYVGFRPVMIIKERK, encoded by the coding sequence ATGCAAGTTTATCAACTTTTTCTACTGATTGGAGTAGCTTTATGTGTACTGGCTACTGTACCCAAAAAACATCCGCTTTCAAGATTAGAAGCGGCTAAAGATTATGTGGAAGTCTCCGCAGGTTTTGCTTATGTAAATGATCAAAAACAGCGAGTTGAGACTTTTTATATCTCTAAATATGAGATCACCAATGCACAATACCAAGTCTTTTTGGAGGAACTGAAAGCACAGGAAAATGAAGAGTTATATCAGCTTGCTTTGCCCAAACACCAGAAACCTGCATCCTGGAAAAAAACTCCCTTAGCCGAGGGCGCTTTGATTCCTCAGTATACTACTTACCAGGCTTTTGCTGATTTTCCAGTAGTAGGGATCACTTATGAAGCCGCAAAGCTGTACTGTACCTGGCTGACAGAACAGGCAAAAGAGCAATCAAAAGGTGGCTATGAGATTGAATTCCGTTTACCTAGCCAAGCTGAATGGACACGGGCTGCCCGTGGCGAAACACAAAATGAATATGCCTGGAATAGTCCTTATCTCCAGGATGAAAAAGGCTATTTTCAATGCAACTTCAAGAGAATCAGTGCAGAGAAGGTGACTTTCAATCCCAAAACAAATGCTTATGAAATTGTACCTCCAACCGCAGATTACCGAGAGGGAGGCATGACAGACAAGGTGTATGCTTACACTGAAAATGAATTTGGCTTATACAATATCTGTGGCAATGTAGCTGAGATGATTGCTGATGAAGGCAAAGCCCTGGGCGGCAGTTGGAATGATACCGGTTATGATGTTAGAGTAGAAAGTATGTCCGGATATTCCGTTGGCTCACCCTATGTAGGCTTTAGACCAGTGATGATAATCAAAGAGAGAAAGTAA